The genomic interval TTATTTACCAGGGTGCGCGCCTCGTCCTGAAACCCTTCAATACGCACTTATGCTTCTACAAAAGAAAATTCGAACCGAGAAAGCATCACGCAGACTTTCTCCCAAAAGGTTGGTATGATGAGACGTTACAGCGATAAACAAAATGTTCAAAAAAAGCCGTATTACAGTGATCGTTACTTTGTAGCCCCTCAAATTCCAAAAGAGGCTGTGGAGAGTGACGAAATCTTTGCCAATGATGTCAAAGTATTGCAAGAGAGTTTTGAGATCAAAGAGGCGTATATTCAAAGGGGGCAATTGGTTGTTTATATTGACCCAAAAGATAACGTCGATGTTTTAATGGCTTTAAGAGATCAGCTCTCCTACAACTTTTTGAGTGAACACAGCGCGATTGACTGGTTAGCCAAAAGTGGTGAATTTGAGATTTTTTACCAGATGCTTTCAACCTCAAAGCGTAAACGCATGCGTGTGAAATGTTTTATCAAAGAAAAAGAGGTGCTTAAAAGCGTTATTAACGTTTACAAAAGTGCCGATTGGGCGGAGCGCGAGATGTACGATATGTTCGGTGTTATTATCAGTGGACATCCGTATATGAAACGTATTTTAATGCCCGATGATTGGTATGACCATCCGCTTCGCAAAACCTATCCGTTGCACGGTGATGAAGTGGCGCAATGGTATGAGATCGATAAGATTTTTGGTAAAGAGTACCGTGACATCATAGGACCCGAAGATCGCGATAGTGCACGTGTGGATGTGAACGATACGTACCGTTTTGCACACCTTAACCACGAAGTGCCTTTTGGTGCTGAGCCAAGCCAAGAAAAAACGAACATCGATTACCAAGAAGAGGGTGGCGTATTTATCGTGAAAAAACTCAAAAAAGAAGATGCTAAAATCGTGAAAGAGAGATATTAATCATGCAAAAAGTCAATCGTCTAAAACCTTTTTTTGAGAATATTGCTTTTGAGCGTGAAGATAACCACATGATCGTTAACTTTGGCCCTCAACACCCAAGTGCACACGGTCAGCTTCGTTTGATTTTGGAACTTGATGGCGAAAAAGTGAGCAAAGCGACCCCTGATATTGGCTATTTGCATCGCGGTATGGAGAAAATGGCTGAGAATATGATCTACAACGAATTTTTACCAACGACCGATCGAATGGATTATATTGCCGCAACTGCCAATAACTACGGCTTTGCGCTCTCGGTTGAAAAACTCATCGGTCTTGAAGTGCCAAGACGTGCTAAAGTGATTCGTATGATGCTTTTGGAGCTTAACCGCATCTCTTCTCACCTCTTTTGGCTCGCAACGCATGCCCTTGATGTGGGCGCGATGACAATTTTCCTTTACACCTTTAGAGAGCGAGAATACACGCTGGATTTGATCGAAGATTATTGTGGTGCGCGTTTGACGCACTCTTCGGTGAGAATCGGTGGTGTGCCACTGGATTTGCCAAAGGGATGGATTGACGGGCTCAATAAATTTATTAACCATTTGCCGCTTGATATTGCAGATTACGAAGGCTTACTTGACCAAAACCGTATCTGGAAAATGCGTTTGGAAGATGTGGGCGTTGTGAGCCCTGAACAAGCGCAAAGTTGGGGCTGTTCAGGACCGATGCTCAGAGGAAGTGGCATTGCATGGGATATTCGCAAAGAAGAGCCGTATGAACTCTACGATGAAGTGGAGTTTGATGTGCCTGTAAGTACGACCTGCGATAGTTATGGAAGGTATAAGCTTCACATGGAAGAGATGCGCCAAAGTGTTCGCATTCTCAAGCAACTCATTCCGATGTATGCGGAGACCTCACCCGAAATTATGGCCCATGCGCCTCAATATATCTCTGCGCCTAAAGAGCAGATTATGACGCAAAATTATTCGTTGATGCAGCATTTTGTACTCGTGACGCAAGGGATGCGTCCTCCTGTTGGAGAAGTGTATGTGGCGACCGAATCACCTAAAGGGGAGCTTGGTTTTTACATCAACTCTCAGGGCGATCCGTATCCTTACAGGTTAAAGCTTCGCGCACCGAGTTTCTTTCACACGGCACTTTTACAAGAGATTTTAGTGGGTGAATATTTAGCCGACGTGGTTGCGATTATTGGTAACGCGAACATCGTCTTTGGCGAAATTGACAGATAGGAGAAGGCGATGCAACGGTATGATTTACGCCATTTAGGGGATGATTTTTACGGACGTATGCTTGAGATTATCGATGAGACAGCCATGGGTGAAGTGTCCATTTTTATGTTTGAGATCGGTGATTTTTCTCCCATTCAAAAAAGTGCAGACGTCATCAAGGAGGCAGGTTGGACACTCATGAACTCGTTGAAATTCAATGAAGCTGACTGGACAATTGTGGTTAAAAAAGTGAAAAGTGAAGTAGCATAGATGGTAAAGAAGCAATTTATAGAAGCCTTAAATCAGCCGAGCCAAGACGCTTTTGCGTTTACATGTAAAGAGTTTGATCTTATTATTTGTCTAGGAACGCTTCCTTCTCGCCATGACACAACACTCTTGGAAGATTTGAGTGCGAGTGAGGCTAAAGTGGTCTATCTCTTTACGATGGAAGATTCCGATTTGGTTGAAAAAAGTACTTTTTTTAGCCGCTATGAAGTGGGTGCAGAAGAGGGTGTATTGGCACTTCTTGCCAAAAGTTTTCTTTTACATGTAAAGCTTCCAGAAACTGTTCAAAACTATTTTGAAGAACTCGATGAGGGTTACATCAGTGCGGAGAGCAATCTAGGCGAAGAAGAGATTGAAGAGATCGAAGCGTTGTATCAAGAGGCTAACCGTGTGCTGATTGTTTTAGGTGATGATCTGATACGTCATCCACAAGCTGCTTCTATTGCACATCTTGCAGGATTGATCGCAAAGTTTGGCAAAGCGAAATTGCTTGTTGTGGGTAGCACACCTGAAATGATTGTCTCATCACACAATGAGAGCGTTTTAGGCGCAGTTGAAAATCTGAAAAGTTTTGATGGGGTTGTGGTTTACCAATGCCCTGTAACGCAAGCGGATGAAGAGCAACTTCTCATCGGTTCCGCCCAGTTTCAAATGGCAGCCAAAGTGCAAAACAACGACAAAATCACGGTTGCCATCAACCAAGAGGTCTATCCGCGCACCTTTGTTCGCGACGATAGTTTAAAAGGCGTGATCGCTTTAATGCCCTGTGCGAAAGCGGACTCTAACTATCCCTACCATGTAGTAAAAATAGTGAAGGCAGAGCAATGAGCGATGTTTTAATAACCATAGATGGAAAACAGTGTACCGCGACAGAGGGTGAATACGTTTTAGGCGTTGCGCGCAGAAACGATATTTTTATCCCAGCGCTCTGTTATGTAACGAACTGTTCACCAACGCTTGCGTGTCGTTTGTGTTTGGTGGATATCGATGGCAAAAGGGCGTACAGTTGTAACGCACGCGCCAAAGAGGGCATGAACGTTATCACGAAAACGGAAGAGATCGAAAAAGAGCGAAGAGCGATCATGGAGATTTATGACATTAACCATCCTTTGGAGTGTGGTGTCTGCGACCAAAGTGGTGAATGCGAACTGCAAAACTACACCTTGCATATGGCTGTGGACAGCCAACACCACTGCATCGCCGACACGCACCGCCCAACCAAACAGTGGGGTAAAATCCATTACGATGCATCACTCTGTATCGTGTGTGAGCGTTGTGTCACGGTGTGTAAAGATATGATCGGCGAATCAGCCCTTAAAACCGTTCCTCGCGGTGGTGCTGAGCTTGATAAGGCATGGAAAGATAAAACCGAAAAAGACGCCTATGCGATGTGGAATAAACTCCAAAAGTCGATCATCGGTATTGCCAGTGGTGCTGAAACACTCGACTGTACACAGTGTGGCGAGTGTACGGCGGTATGTCCTGTAGGAGCGCTTGTTAGCTCAGACTTCCAATACACGTCTAACGCATGGGAACTTCAAAAAATCCCAGCGTCTAATCCGCATAGCAGTGATTGTTCGCTTCTTTATTACGATGTCAAACACACCAGTACGAGTAATCCTGAACCTAAAATTTACCGCGTCAATAGTGACCATAACTACGCGCCCCTTCATGCGGCAGCTCGTTATGGTTTTGACTTCCAAAACGAGGTTACATGTAAAGATGAAAGTGCGTTTGCACGGGTGGTTGAACTGCTTCAAACCAAAGTTGATACCATCGTTTTTGACAGTTACATTACCAATGAAGAAGCGTTGATTTTACAAAAACTCAAAGAGAAATTTGGCTTTAAGTTAGTAAACGAAGATGCCAAAGCGTATCAAAACTTCCTCAAACATTTTGCAAGTACATCAGGTTCAAATCTCTACAGTGGCGATTTAAAATTTATTTCTGAAAGCAATTTTGTCGTAAGCTTTGGATCTGCGATTAAAACTGATAGCCCTAATGCAGGGTATGCGATGAATAATGCGATTGGTATGAACAAAGGTGCTGGACTTTATTTCCACCCTGTGGCAGACCCCATCGTTTCGGCTTACTCAAAAAATCTTCTTAGTATCACTCATAAAATTGGCGCAGAAGAAGCCATCGCTTATCTTCTACTTGACCTTTTTGGTGATAAAGCGGCGATGCCAAAAGGTGTCGTTGACTATCTTGCCTCTTTTCACGCAGTAGAGAAAAAAATCATTCAAGAGAGCGTCAAAGAAGAGATCAAAGAGATGGTCAAAGACGAAGAGAGTGGCGAAGAAAAAGAGGTTGTTAAAACCATCACGAAAATGGTGGAGACCGAGATTGAAGTTGACACCAATGCGCTTCTTGAGATGATTGGTGAGGAAGTGGATTTGGTTGAGAAAATTACTAAACTGCTGGATAAAAAAGATAGCTTTAGTTTGATCGCGGGCGAAGACCTTTACACGCATCCACGAGCGGAAAATATCGCCAAACTGTTAGGCTTGATTGAGCGTTTTACCGCGTTTAAACTGGTCATTATTCCTTCACGTACCAATACATTGGGTATTTCGCTCATCTGTGATTTGGACGATGTAAAAGGAAACTTTAGTCTAGGCTATAACGTGAAAGGTGATTTTACGCTGAGTAGTTTGGGTAAGGGTGATTTGGATATGCCAGCCCTTAATCAACAAGAAGGAACGTTTACGTCGATGAACAAATGCGTTGTTCCTACCAACGCGGCACTTGCTTTTAAAGGCTATTGTCTTAATGATATTGCTAATGCCGTGGGCTTGGAAGCGGAGTGGACGATTGATTATACGCCTTATTTACCGAGTGAAAAAGGTTTTAAGAAAGAGAAATTTGATACCTTGCCGAACCGTTTTGAAAACGATGGTACTGAAAATCGTGGCTACGCCCTTGAGCCTCAAACGTTTACATGTAAAGATAATGTTGAACCAATTGCAAGCTTTACATGTAAAGAGGGCGATGTGGTTTACCGTGCTAATCCAGTATATCAATTTAGCGCCTTCACCAACAAAGCGCATCAACTCAGTGAAGCAGGAGCGCTGTACGCATCGACGGCATTCTTAGAAGCTAAAAATCTTCACGATGGTGCAGTCGTTACCGTGGAAAATGAGGCAGGTGCGAAGTTGGTTATCGCTGTAAAAGAAGAGAAGATGATCGATGGATTGATCGCGTATCTTCCAACGTTCGATACCAAAATCGATACCGCACCGTTTTTTAAAGAGGGTTACCGATTCGCTCACGTCGTGATTAAAGGAGTTGAACATGTTTGAAACAGCCGTTTTGGTTGAAACCATTGTCAAAGCCGTCATTGTTGTTGCGGTGGTTGCAGGTATGGCAGGGTTTGCGACGTTTATTGAACGAAAAGTGTTAGCCTTTATGCAACGCCGTCTAGGACCCATGAATGTGGGCCCGTATGGGTTATTACAACTCGCAGCCGATGGTATTAAACTCTTTACCAAAGAGGACATTGTCCCTCAAAATGCGGTCAAGCCTATTTTTATGATAGCCCCCGTGATTGCTGCAACAACAGCGTTTGTGGCGATGGCAGCGGTTCCTTATTTTCCTGAATTCACCCTTTTTGGCTATGTGATTCATCCGATTATCTCCGACATTAACGTAGCACTTTTGTATGTGATGGGCGTGGCATCGGTGGGCATTTATGGTCCACTACTAGCTGGTATGAGCAGTGCCAATAAATGGTCACTTTTAGGTGCGGCACGCGCTGTGGTGCAGATGCTCTCGTTTGAAGTGGTCACGGGTTTATCGGTACTTGCACCGATTATGATGATAGGCTCTTTATCACTGATTGATATTAACGATTACCAAAGTGATGGTCTTACCAGTTGGCTGATTTGGAAGCAACCTTTAGCCTTTATTTTGTTTGCGATGGCGGGATTCATGGAGACCAATCGTGCGCCTTTTGATACGATTGAGTTTGAAGCCGAAGTTGTGGCTGGGTATGCGACGGAGTATTCAGGTATGCGTTGGGGACTCTTTTTCATTGGTGAATATGCCAATATGATCACGATTTCAGTCCTTGTCAGCATCCTCTTTATGGGCGGCTACAATTCACTTTGGTTTATTCCAGGAGCCGTGATGATGTTAGTGAAAGTCTCTTTTTGGGTCTTTTTATTTTTATGGGTAAGAGCAGCATGGCCACACATTAGACCCGATCAGTTGATGTGGGTCTGTTGGAAAGTCTTAATGCCTTTAGCGGTGATTAACATCTTAATCACTGGCTTTGTGCTGATTTAGGAGGATGAAATGGAATTAAAAGATTTTAAGCAACGTAATATTTCTCCTGGATACATCTTTCTTGAGGGTGAAAAAGCACCTGAAAATGGGTGGCAAGCGTTTCAAAAAGTGGTCAAACGAACGCTCAAAGGCGAGCTTTTTGTTGGTCTTTGGATAGTGTTTCGAGAGATGATTCGTTTTGACATTCACACGATTCAGTACCCTGCCGAAAAAATGGAGATGAGTCCACGCTATCGTGCCATTCATCGTCTGCTTCGTCTGTTTGAAAGTGGTAGTGAGCGCTGCATTGGGTGTGGGTTGTGTGAGAAAATTTGTATCTCGAATTGTATTCGCATGGACACGCACATTGATGAGAAAAGCCGAAAAATGGTGAGCGAATACAGCATTAACTTTGGGCGTTGTATCTTTTGTGGGTATTGCGCTGAGGTCTGTCCTGAACTTGCCATCGTGCATGGGGTAGAGTATGAAAATGCCAGTGAACAACGCGCTCATTTTGGTCTCAAAGAGGATATGTTAACCCCGCTTGATACCTTTAGAGCCAACGAACAAAAAGAGTTTCCAGGGTTTGGTGCATTAAGTGATAATGCCGATGAAGCTGTGAAACAGACACCATTAGCGTATTGAGGTAGCCATGTATGAAATTATAGCATTTTATGTTTTTGCCGCATTGACCATCGGTATGTTTAGCATTGTGGTGACGAGTCGTAATGCCCTGTATGCGATGAGTGCATTAGCGGGCGGAATGATCTTCATCTCGGGCTTCTTTTTCATTTTGGATGCCGAGTTTTTAGGGGTCGTTCAAATCGTCGTTTATTCGGGCGCTATTATGGCACTTTACGCGTTTGGTATGATGTTTTTTGATACAACCCGCGATGTTTCAGAGAAAATGCGCTCCAAAAGAATCGCCTACAGCCTCTCCCTCTCCAGTGCGGTTTTGATTGTCGTCATTTTATGCGCACCGCTTGTGGGCGAGAGTGTGGAAGCACTGTATCCTAGCATCGAGGGTGTAGGCAATGTTCAGATGATCGGCGTTGTGCTCTTTACCAAATACTTAGTTCCGTTTGAGTTAGCCGCCATCATGCTTTTGGTTGCGATGATCTCAGGCATTGTGCTTGCGAGTAAAAAGATGGATGAGTATTTAGCCATCGAAGATGAAGATCTTGAAGATGTCAAGGAGGGCAGATGATCACCTTAACACACTATTTTATTTTAACAGGTATTCTATTTTCCATTGGGCTTGTCGGTGTGATGCGACGAACGAACCTTTTAATGCTTTTTTTCTCAACCGAGATTTTGCTCAATGCGATTAACGTAGGGTTTGTAGCGGTTTCAAAATATTACAACGATCTGAGCGGTCAACTTTTCGCCTTTTTTATCATTGCCGTTGCGGCAAGTGAAGTTGCCGTGGGGCTTGGACTTCTCATCTTGTGGTACAAACGCAATGGCTCGGTTGATCTTAACAGCCTTCAAACGATGAAAGGGTAAGCATGGAAAATTATCTTTATACCGCACTCTTTGCACCCTTGGTAAGCTCACTGTTTGTCGCCTTGTTTGCGGCACGCCCTAAGATGCTTTTTACGGGCATTGTGGCTTCTCTTCTTATTGCGATTTCGATGATTGCCTCCTTTGTGTTGCTCATCGATGTGAACACGTATGGCCCTTTACATGTAACGATGATGGACTGGATTGCCGCGGGCAATTTGGACGTTCCGTTTGGCTTTGTGGTCGATGAAATTTCTGTCATTATGATGGTCACCGTCACGCTGGTTTCAACCATCGTTCATATCTATTCGATTGGGTATATGGATTACGATAAGAGCTTTAACCGCTTTTTCTCTTACCTTTCCGCCTTTGTTTTCTCGATGATGATTTTGGTCATGAGCGATAACTTTGTAGGGCTTTTCATTGGTTGGGAAGGCGTGGGACTGTGTTCATGGCTCCTCATTGGTTTTTGGTACCAAAAACACTCTGCCTCTTGGGCGGCGAATGAAGCGTTTATTATGAACCGAATTGCCGACCTTGGCATGTTGATGGGTCTTTTTCTGATCTACTGGAGTGTGGGATCATTCCAATACGATGAATTTTTTGCCAGCGTAAAAACGATGGATTCTACGCTTCTGACAACGATTGGTATCTTCTTATTTATCGGTGCGATGGGTAAATCAGCACAGTTTCCCCTTCACACATGGCTCGCCGATGCGATGGAAGGTCCAACACCGGTTTCAGCACTCATTCACGCGGCGACCATGGTAACCGCAGGTGTTTATCTGGTTATTCGTTGTGGCGAACTCTATGCCCTTATCCCCGATGTGGGCTTTGCAATCGCATCCTTAGGCGCATTTGTCGCACTCTTTGCCGCTTCAATGGCATTGGTCAATAACGATCTTAAACGCATTATCGCCTACTCAACGCTTTCACAATTAGGTTACATGTTTGTGGCAGCAGGACTGGGTGCCTACTGGATTGCACTGTTTCACTTGATGACACACGCCTTCTTTAAATCACTTCTTTTTTTGGGTGCGGGTAATGTGATGCACGCGATGCACGATGAACTCAACATCAAAAAAATGGGTGGGTTGTATGGTTCGATGAAAGCAACGGCTATTTTGATGAGCGTGGCTTCGGTGGCATTGGCGGGAATTTATCCTTTCGCTGGCTTTTTCTCCAAAGATAAAATCTTGGAAGTTGCCTTTAATGAAGGTGCATACTTTTTATGGTTTGCCCTTTTCATCGGTGCGGGACTCACTGCATTTTACAGTTTCCGTTTGGTAATGCTCGTTTTCTTTGGCGAAAAAGAGCATGTGAAGTATGGCATTCATCCGCATGAAGCGCAACCGTTTGTCATTTATGCCCTGCTTCCTTTAGGGCTCTTAGCTATTGTGGCAGGATTTCTAGAACATACGTTTGAAGGGTTTGTAACGCGTCTTTTGGCACAGTATGAGATTCACATCGAACACGGTACGGAAGTGTTGCTCATTGCCGCCACATTGGGAATTGCGCTCAGTGGAATTGCTTTTGCAGTTTACATGTACAGGCACGGAGGTTTCCCAAAATCGTGGGAAGAACGTTTTTGCTACAAACTTTTAAGCAACCAATACTATATACCCAAACTCTATGAACTCTATATTATGCGTCCTTTTAGTGCTTTAGCAAACTTTGCATGGCAAAAAATTGATACGAAAGTGGTGGATTTAACAGTGGATTTAATTGCTAAAATGGTGTACTCCACAGGTGAAAAAAGCAGAAAAATGCAAAGTGGTAACCTCTCTGATATGCTCAGATGGATGGTGGTTGGTATGATTGGCTTACTCATTTTAGCCTTCGTTTATAGACCGATGGTTTAGGGAGTAGAAGATGGAACATATTTTATCACTTCTTGTATTTTTCCCTGCAATTGCAGGGCTCTTAGGCTTTTTGGTCGTTAAAGAGAGCATTCGAGCGTATGGTATCAGTGTCAGTGCGATTGAGTTTTTTCTCTCGATTATTTTATGGATTGGCTATGATGGTTCCAATGCTGGCTATCAATTTGTCGAGTATTATCCTTTTATCTCAAGCTATGGTATGAGTTATTATCTTGGCGTGGACGGTATTTCCCTTTTCTTAGTGATCTTATCGACCTTTATTACGATGATCGCACTTATTGCACTGAGTATCGAAAAAGAGATTAAAAACCTTATCATCTCCGTGCTCTTTTTAGAGATGACGATGGTGGGCGTATTTGTGATCTTGGATGTGATTTGGTTCTACGCCTTTTGGGAACTCTCTTTGGTGCCGATGCTCTATATCATTGGTGCGTGGGGAAGTGCGAACCGTATGTACGCTTCGATAAAATTCTTTCTCTACACCTTTGCAGGCTCCGTTTTAATGCTTGTGGGCATTTTGTATATGGGCTTTTTATACCACGAGGCAACGGGTATTTGGAGTTTTGCATTGCCAGATTGGTATTTGTTGCAAGTACCATTTGAGACGCAACTGTGGCTTTTTGGAGCGTTCTTCTTAGCGTTTGCGATTAAAGTGCCGATGTTCCCGTTTCATACATGGCTGCCTTATGCGCACGGTCAAGCCCCAACGATTGGTTCGATCATCCTTGCAGCCGTGCTTCTTAAAATGGGAAGTTACGGTTTTGTCCGTTTTTCACTCCCGCTATTTCCGGATGCGTCGGTCTATTTTCTGATCCCTGTGGCGGTGATTTGTATCATCATGGTGATTTACGCGGCGATGATTGCGTATGCACAAAAAGATATGAAACAGGTGATTGCCTACAGTTCGATTTCGCATATGGGTATTGTCATCCTTGGAACGTTTGCAATGAATGCTGAGGGCATTACAGGCTCCATCTTCTTGATGCTGAGCCATGGTATTGTCAGTGGCGCTCTGTTTATGCTGGTGGGGGTCATTTACGATCGCCGTCATACGAAGCTTATGAGTGATTTTGGAGGTCTGGCTTCCGTGATGCCAAACTTTGCAACCATCTACGGCATTATGCTGATGGCCTCTGTTGGACTTCCTCTTTCCATCGGATTTGTTGGGGAGTTTTTATCCTTAGCAGGGTTTTACCGCATTAGCTGGGTAATGACATTGTTGGCGGGAACGGGCATTATTTTGGGTGCAGTTTACATGCTCGTTTTGTATAAAAAATCTTTTTTTGGTGAAGTCGTGCATGCTGAGAATAGAACCCTCAAAGATCTTAACGCAAAAGAGTTAACGGCACTGATTCCGTTAGTGGCACTGGTCGTCATTTTGGGTGTTTATCCCAAACCCGTACTCAGTGTGATTGATATGAGTGTTCAAAAGATGCTGGTACTCATGGATCAAAAAGCGGTTGTGCAAGAGACAAAAGATCTGTTGTTTAAAGCCAATACGATAGGAGGAGCCTACTAATGTTAGAGCCTATTATCATTGATGTCGCAAGCCTCAATCTGCCTGCGCTTCTTCCTATGGCAATTCTTGTTGTGGGTGCCCTAGCGGTTATTTGTGCTGATTTAGCGGTTAAAGGGCTCAATCGTAGTTTTTTAACGATGATTACAGTGCTCTTCATTATCTTGGATTTTGGCGCGGTGATTGGCTACACAGGTCCTTCACGTGGATTTTTTGATGTGCTTTTGGTCGATGGCATTGCCATAATGGCACAAGTGATTATTTTAGTCGCTTCGGCTCTTTTCTTACCGCTCTCGTTAAGTCATCGCCACTTTAGAGAGTTTCGAATGGCAGAATTTTACGCCCTCTTTATGTTTATGATCGTAGGGTTCCAATGTATGGTGGTCAGCGACAATCTCATTTTGATTTTTATTGGATTAGAAACTTCAAGCCTTGCGCTTTACACACTCATTGCGCTACACAACCGTGCTAAAGCCTTTGAAGCAGCGATTAAATACTTCACTATGGGTGCATTGGCGGCTGGATTTTACGGAATGTCCGCACTTATTTTTTATGCTCTCACGGGGAGTGTTGAGATTTATCAGATCGAAAAAGTACTGATGGCGCGTCATTTTGAGCCACTTATTGGTGTGTTAGCGGCAACGGTATTTATGTTAGGTGCGCTTGGATTTAAACTCTCCTTGGTGCCATCACACACATGGACACCTGATGTGTACGAAGGAAGTTCAGCACCACTGGCTGGGTATATGTCCGTTGTACCAAAAATCGCAGGATTTGTGGTCGCAATGCGTCTGTTTGAGATGCTCGTAGCTTCGGGTGTGGTATGGGTAGAGCACATTCTTTACGTAGCCGTAGTGCTCACAATGACGTTAGCCAATCTTACAGCTCTTGTGCAAGAAGATGTCAAACGAATGTTAGCCTTTAGCTCCATTTCGCATGCGGGCTTTATGATGGCAGCCATTTTAATCGGAACAACCCAAGCCAATACTGCTCTTTTTCTCTATTGGACGCTTTTTATGTTTACCAACCTTGGCGCATTTACAATGCTTTGGATTGTCCGACATCGTAAAAATCTTTGGGATGAGCGTTATCAACACCCCTACACCAAATTTTCTGGCTTGGTCAAGATTATGCCTACAACGGCAACGATTATGGGTATTTTCATGTTTGCACTTGCGGGTATGCCACCTTTTTCTGTCTTTTGGGGTAAGCTCTATCTGATCAGTGCTGCGATTAACAGTGAGTTTATTTTCTTAGCTGTTATCATCGCGCTCAACAGTGCTATTGCGGTGTACTATTACATGAAGTTGGTCATTTACATGTTCTTAAAAGAGCCTGTCACTATCGATGCAAAGTTGTATGCCACCAATGCGTCAACCCCATTAAAAGTTATTGTGGGTGTTGCGGTTATTTTCACTATTTTTGCGATTGTTTTCGTGGATCCTTTATTAATGGTTATTACCAAATATGTGATCGCTAGCGGTTTTTAATAAGGGGTGAAAAACCCCTTATTTTGCTATAATGCACGCATGAAATCTATTTTAATCTTCCTTTTAGCATCGGTACAACTCTTCGCTTTGGAGATTGTTTTAAACAGTGGAAAAGAGAGTAGGGTGAATTACGCCATCTTACATGTAATGGATGCAAAGCCCTTTTTATGCCAAACAATCCCTGATGCCCTCGATAAAAAACACTACATTTGTACGATCAATCGACCCATTGACAAACCCATAGATTCGAAGAAAATGAAGCTCGTAGAGCTTGATTTTTATGAAAAAGAGGGTCTGTTTTATGTCGCGATTGAGCCAAAAGTCGATTCAAAACTGATCCCTGTGGAAGAGAGTCTTTATACGACCAGTGAGATTTTAACGAAACCTCAAGAGAAGCTTTATTCCCACTGGACGATTCTCTTGCAAGAAAAACCCCTTTATGAAGAGAAGAGTGTTCAAGATGGAATTGACTTTCCTGTTGAATTCCCCAAATATCAAAAGCCTTACATCGGCGCACTTGATCTCAATGGTGCTCCTATTTCATACGCACAAAGCAAAGATATAGGGCTCTATTTAGAGATTAAGAAGGCGTATGAGAGTGGTTATTATGATAATGTGGTGAAAGATGTCAAACGTGTTTTAACGCTTTTTCCTAACTCGATTTTTCGAAGTGAACTGGAACTGTATCAGATGCGCGCCATGGATAAAGTCTTGAGCGCTAAAGGTGAAGACAAATCCGATAATCTCGCTTTCAATGAAAATGACATTATCACTGTGGGTAAACGGTGGACAA from Sulfurospirillum multivorans DSM 12446 carries:
- a CDS encoding NADH-ubiquinone oxidoreductase subunit E family protein, whose product is MQRYDLRHLGDDFYGRMLEIIDETAMGEVSIFMFEIGDFSPIQKSADVIKEAGWTLMNSLKFNEADWTIVVKKVKSEVA
- the nuoH gene encoding NADH-quinone oxidoreductase subunit NuoH — its product is MFETAVLVETIVKAVIVVAVVAGMAGFATFIERKVLAFMQRRLGPMNVGPYGLLQLAADGIKLFTKEDIVPQNAVKPIFMIAPVIAATTAFVAMAAVPYFPEFTLFGYVIHPIISDINVALLYVMGVASVGIYGPLLAGMSSANKWSLLGAARAVVQMLSFEVVTGLSVLAPIMMIGSLSLIDINDYQSDGLTSWLIWKQPLAFILFAMAGFMETNRAPFDTIEFEAEVVAGYATEYSGMRWGLFFIGEYANMITISVLVSILFMGGYNSLWFIPGAVMMLVKVSFWVFLFLWVRAAWPHIRPDQLMWVCWKVLMPLAVINILITGFVLI
- the nuoD gene encoding NADH dehydrogenase (quinone) subunit D: MQKVNRLKPFFENIAFEREDNHMIVNFGPQHPSAHGQLRLILELDGEKVSKATPDIGYLHRGMEKMAENMIYNEFLPTTDRMDYIAATANNYGFALSVEKLIGLEVPRRAKVIRMMLLELNRISSHLFWLATHALDVGAMTIFLYTFREREYTLDLIEDYCGARLTHSSVRIGGVPLDLPKGWIDGLNKFINHLPLDIADYEGLLDQNRIWKMRLEDVGVVSPEQAQSWGCSGPMLRGSGIAWDIRKEEPYELYDEVEFDVPVSTTCDSYGRYKLHMEEMRQSVRILKQLIPMYAETSPEIMAHAPQYISAPKEQIMTQNYSLMQHFVLVTQGMRPPVGEVYVATESPKGELGFYINSQGDPYPYRLKLRAPSFFHTALLQEILVGEYLADVVAIIGNANIVFGEIDR
- a CDS encoding NADH-quinone oxidoreductase subunit C; the protein is MMRRYSDKQNVQKKPYYSDRYFVAPQIPKEAVESDEIFANDVKVLQESFEIKEAYIQRGQLVVYIDPKDNVDVLMALRDQLSYNFLSEHSAIDWLAKSGEFEIFYQMLSTSKRKRMRVKCFIKEKEVLKSVINVYKSADWAEREMYDMFGVIISGHPYMKRILMPDDWYDHPLRKTYPLHGDEVAQWYEIDKIFGKEYRDIIGPEDRDSARVDVNDTYRFAHLNHEVPFGAEPSQEKTNIDYQEEGGVFIVKKLKKEDAKIVKERY
- a CDS encoding NADH-quinone oxidoreductase subunit G; the protein is MSDVLITIDGKQCTATEGEYVLGVARRNDIFIPALCYVTNCSPTLACRLCLVDIDGKRAYSCNARAKEGMNVITKTEEIEKERRAIMEIYDINHPLECGVCDQSGECELQNYTLHMAVDSQHHCIADTHRPTKQWGKIHYDASLCIVCERCVTVCKDMIGESALKTVPRGGAELDKAWKDKTEKDAYAMWNKLQKSIIGIASGAETLDCTQCGECTAVCPVGALVSSDFQYTSNAWELQKIPASNPHSSDCSLLYYDVKHTSTSNPEPKIYRVNSDHNYAPLHAAARYGFDFQNEVTCKDESAFARVVELLQTKVDTIVFDSYITNEEALILQKLKEKFGFKLVNEDAKAYQNFLKHFASTSGSNLYSGDLKFISESNFVVSFGSAIKTDSPNAGYAMNNAIGMNKGAGLYFHPVADPIVSAYSKNLLSITHKIGAEEAIAYLLLDLFGDKAAMPKGVVDYLASFHAVEKKIIQESVKEEIKEMVKDEESGEEKEVVKTITKMVETEIEVDTNALLEMIGEEVDLVEKITKLLDKKDSFSLIAGEDLYTHPRAENIAKLLGLIERFTAFKLVIIPSRTNTLGISLICDLDDVKGNFSLGYNVKGDFTLSSLGKGDLDMPALNQQEGTFTSMNKCVVPTNAALAFKGYCLNDIANAVGLEAEWTIDYTPYLPSEKGFKKEKFDTLPNRFENDGTENRGYALEPQTFTCKDNVEPIASFTCKEGDVVYRANPVYQFSAFTNKAHQLSEAGALYASTAFLEAKNLHDGAVVTVENEAGAKLVIAVKEEKMIDGLIAYLPTFDTKIDTAPFFKEGYRFAHVVIKGVEHV